A stretch of Chionomys nivalis chromosome 2, mChiNiv1.1, whole genome shotgun sequence DNA encodes these proteins:
- the Apoc1 gene encoding apolipoprotein C-I, whose product MRLFISLPVLIVVLAMALEGPAPAQATPDLSSTFENLPDKLKEFGNTLEDKARAAIEHIKQKEFLTKTRTWISETFSKMKEKIKTTFA is encoded by the exons ATGAGGCTCTTCATCTCACTTCCTGTCCTGATTGTGGTCTTGGCCATGGCTTTGGAAG GCCCAGCCCCTGCCCAGGCGACCCCTGACTTGTCCAGCACATTTGAGAACTTACCGGATAAGCTGAAGGAGTTTGGGAACACTTTGGAAGACAAGGCCCGGGCAGCCATTGAACACATCAAACAGAAGGAATTTCTGACCAAGACCCG GACCTGGATTTCAGAGACATTCAGCAAAATGAAGGAGAAGATCAAAACCACATTTGCCTGA
- the Apoc2 gene encoding apolipoprotein C-II, with translation MGSRFLLALFLVLLVLGCEVQAAQQPQQDDPGSPALLDKVQESISSYWDTAKAAAQDLYQKTYLTSVDEKLRDMYSKSSAAMTTYASIFTDQILTLLKGE, from the exons ATGGGCTCTCGGTTCCTCTTGGCTCTCTTCCTGGTCCTCCTGGTGTTGGGATGTG AGGTCCAAGCAGCCCAGCAGCCGCAGCAAGATGATCCAGGCAGTCCAGCTCTGCTGGACAAGGTGCAGGAGTCCATCTCCAGTTACTGGGACACGGCTAAGGCGGCTGCCCAAGACCTATACCAGAAAACATACCTGACCAGTGTGGATGAGAAACTCAG GGACATGTACAGCAAAAGCTCGGCAGCCATGACCACTTACGCCAGCATTTTTACGGATCAGATTCTTACTCTCTTAAAGGGCGAGTAA
- the Apoc4 gene encoding apolipoprotein C-IV: protein MSFLGCRLQVLPSLCLSVLLLASLVASVTTESLLPTPSPEISRWSLVRARVMELVKPLVTRTRDRWQWFWGPGAVQGFVQTYYEDHLKDLGPRTQAWLQSSRDQLLNKTHSLCPQLLCRHWTQG, encoded by the exons ATGTCCTTCCTGGGATGTAGGCTGCAGGTCCTGCCCTCACTTTGCCTCTCGGTGCTGCTCCTGGCCAGCCTTGTAG CATCCGTGACCACAGAAAGCCTGCTCCCCACGCCTAGCCCTGAGATCAGCCGCTGGAGCCTGGTGAGAGCCAGGGTGATGGAGCTGGTGAAGCCGCTAGTGACCAGGACTAGGGACAGATGGCAGTGGTTCTG GGGCCCTGGGGCTGTCCAGGGCTTTGTGCAGACCTACTATGAAGACCATTTGAAAGACCTGGGTCCTCGCACTCAGGCCTGGCTGCAAAGCTCCAGAGACCAGCTCCTGAACAAGACCCACAGCCTGTGTCCCCAGCTGCTCTGCAGGCACTGGACTCAGGGTTAA
- the Apoe gene encoding apolipoprotein E has translation MKALWAVLVVTLLAGCLAEGEPELEPEVTDQLGWQTNQPWEQALGRFWDYLRWVQTLSDQVQEELQTSQVTQELTVLMEDTMTELKAYKKELEEQMGPMAEETRARLAKEVQAAQSRLGADMEDLRNRLGLYRNEVQTMLGQSTEELRARLTTHLRKLRKRLMRDAEDLQKRLAVYKAGAREGAERGVGAIRERLGPLVEQGRQRTANLGAGAAQPLRERAQALGARIRGRLEEVGNQARDRLEEVREQMEEVRAKVEEQAQQMRLQAEIFQTRLKGWFEPLVEDMQRQWANLMEKIQASVAANPIPPSSVPQESQ, from the exons ATGAAGGCTCTGTGGGCCGTGCTCGTGGTCACATTGCTGGCAG GATGCCTGGCCGAGGGAGAGCCGGAGCTGGAGCCGGAGGTGACCGATCAGCTGGGATGGCAGACCAACCAACCCTGGGAGCAGGCCCTGGGCCGCTTCTGGGATTATCTGCGCTGGGTGCAGACACTGTCTGACCAGGTCCAGGAAGAGCTGCAAACTTCACAGGTCACGCAGGAACTGAC GGTACTGATGGAGGACACCATGACGGAACTGAAGGCTTACAAAAAGGAGCTGGAGGAACAGATGGGCCCAATGGCAGAGGAGACACGAGCCAGGCTGGCCAAAGAGGTGCAGGCAGCACAGTCTCGGCTCGGTGCAGACATGGAGGATCTACGCAACCGACTGGGGCTGTACCGCAACGAGGTGCAGACCATGCTGGGCCAGAGCACAGAGGAGCTGCGGGCCCGCCTCACCACGCACCTGCGCAAGTTGCGCAAGCGCTTGATGCGGGATGCGGAGGATCTGCAGAAGCGCCTGGCAGTGTACAAGGCCGGGGCACGCGAGGGTGCAGAGCGTGGCGTGGGCGCCATCCGTGAGCGCCTTGGGCCATTGGTGGAGCAGGGTCGCCAGCGCACAGCCAATCTAGGCGCTGGAGCCGCCCAGCCCCTGCGCGAACGCGCCCAGGCTTTGGGTGCCCGCATCCGAGGGCGGCTGGAAGAGGTGGGCAACCAGGCCCGTGACCGCCTGGAAGAGGTGCGTGAGCAGATGGAGGAGGTGCGTGCTAAAGTGGAGGAGCAGGCCCAGCAGATGCGCCTGCAAGCCGAGATCTTCCAGACCCGCCTCAAGGGCTGGTTCGAGCCGCTGGTGGAAGACATGCAGCGCCAGTGGGCAAACCTCATGGAGAAGATACAGGCCTCCGTGGCTGCCAACCCCATCCCCCCCTCCTCAGTGCCCCAGGAGAGTCAATGA